One genomic region from Oncorhynchus clarkii lewisi isolate Uvic-CL-2024 chromosome 21, UVic_Ocla_1.0, whole genome shotgun sequence encodes:
- the LOC139379289 gene encoding sortilin-like, with the protein MTWRLLVLGGACLLLMGVRGQCKEQRNRRTVSFHQTQQDGDQRQVLSRPERDTTASPRPTFTACKLPLTPLEHRVLDQNTHETGFHGDDGSSFTVTWVGDGTGVILVLSTISAPLDSFFEGGSSRLYRSADYGKSFHDISHLINNTFIRKEFGLLAGPGNSQQVILTADTPVLDNPGGVIFTSTDAGVSFMSVQLPFHPAQPITFHFLNPEYLVVISIDGGLWLSLDFGAVWKKVHEGTQSFTWGSGITLFFSFSPKGTVEADRRGELFLKRTEDLGKTFTTVAHSIFSFGYVGGFLFTSVIETLGAPRVIYVSSDQGDHFNKAQLPSASTEQFYSVLDGDEDMIFMHVDNPGEESYFGTVYTSDDRGILYSKSLERHLFGGEGKSDFTNVTSMRGVYLTNILEEDGRIRTVISFNRGGEWTLLNKPQNVECGEDSRNDCNLHIHGEHSRYNDITPMLPLSDPTAVGLVIAHGSVGDSISSTRPDVYVSEDGGYKWRGSLRGPHHYSILDAGGLVVAVEAHPMDGQINTIKFSTDEGQCWKVYNFTEQPIFFAGLTSEPGTKTMNISVWGYRPEDDHQPMWVVVTIDFQSLLTRECGNQDYVQWLAHAREGGDLATEGCVLGYKETFRRLRKLSVCRNGRDYVVSRQKSPCPCTREDYLCDYGYYRHENSSECMRQLDTADHALEVCLNGEEEELRTSGYRKVPSDKCEGGFTPLRIKETVNRHCGNSSQPPTASPYSETPREKMLLIVVCVGSGIVILVAVAAAVYTVRRMGYGNRAPTYRFSVLQLRDDDCSIAADPESVASSSGTSVFPVDSDDDLIE; encoded by the exons ATGACTTGGAGACTGTTGGTCCTCGGGGGGGCATGCTTGCTTCTTATGGGTGTGAGGGGTCAGTGCAAAGAGCAACGAAACCGGAGAACGGTGTCTTTCCATCAGACTCAGCAAGATGGGGACCAACGCCAAGTCCTCTCACGGCCAGAAAGGGATACCACAGCTTCTCCAAGACCCACTTTCACCGCTTGTAAACTCCCTCTCACACCATTAGAACACCGGGTGTTGGATCAAAATACACACGAG acaGGGTTTCATGGTGACGATGGCTCCAGTTTTACTGTAACATGGGTTGGAGACGGGACAGGG GTAATCTTGGTGTTGTCTACAATCAGTGCTCCTCTAGATTCCTTCTTCGAGGGCGGTTCTTCACGATTGTACCGCAG TGCAGACTATGGCAAGTCTTTCCATGATATTTCTCATCTCATCAACAACACCTTCATAAGGAAGGAATTTGGACTTCTGGCTGGACCAGGGAACTCTCAACAG GTGATTCTGACTGCAGACACACCGGTTTTGGACAACCCCGGTGGCGTCATCTTTACCTCAACTGACGCCGGAGTGTCGTTTATGTCTGTCCAGCTGCCTTTTCACCCGGCCCAGCCAATCACCTTCCACTTCTTGAATCCCGAGTACTTAGTGGTCATCAGCATAGAT GGCGGCCTGTGGCTTTCTCTGGACTTTGGGGCTGTGTGGAAAAAGGTTCACGAAGGAACACAATCTTTCACGTG GGGCTCCGGCATCACTCTCTTCTTCAGCTTCAGTCCCAAAGGAACAG TGGAGgcagacagaagaggagagctgTTCCTAAAGAGGACAGAAGACCTGGGGAAGACGTTCACCACCGTGGCACACAGCATCTTCTCCTTCGGCTATGTAGGAGGCTTCCTCTTCACCTCAGTCATAGAGAcactg GGAGCCCCACGTGTCATCTATGTGTCCTCAGACCAAGGGGACCACTTCAACAAAGCCCAGCTCCCCTCCGCCTCCACTGAGCAG ttcTACTCGGTTCTGGATGGGGACGAGGACATGATTTTCATGCATGTGGACAATCCAGGAG AGGAAAGCTACTTTGGGACGGTGTACACATCAGATGACCGGGGAATCCTGTACTCTAAGTCTCTAGAGCGCCACCTGTTTGGTGGGGAAGGGAAGAGCGACTTCACCAACGTCACCTCCATGAGAGGAGTGTACCTCACCAACATACTGGAGGAGG ACGGCCGCATTCGTACAGTCATTTCGTTTAACCGAGGGGGAGAGTGGACACTCCTCAACAAGCCCCAGAATGTTGAGTGTGGTGAGGATTCAAGAAATGAT tgtaacTTGCACATCCACGGTGAGCACAGTCGCTACAACGACATCACTCCCATGCTGCCTCTCTCTGACCCCACTGCCGTTGGCCTTGTCATCGCCCACG GCAGTGTGGGGGACTCCATCTCGTCAACACGGCCTGACGTGTACGTGTCAGAGGACGGGGGGTACAAGTGGAGGGGTTCCCTGAGGGGGCCCCATCACTACAGCATCCTGGACGCTGGGGGGCTCGTCGTGGCTGTGGAGGCCCACCCCATGGACGGCCAAATCAACACCATCAA GTTCTCCACAGATGAGGGCCAGTGTTGGAAGGTGTACAACTTTACAGAGCAGCCCATCTTCTTCGCTGGCCTGACATCTGAGCCGGGCACCAAGACCATGAACATCAGCGTGTGGGGCTACCGGCCCGAGGACGACCACCAGCCCATGTGGGTGGTGGTCACCATTGACTTCCAGAGTCTCCTCACCAGAGAGT GTGGTAACCAGGACTATGTTCAGTGGTTGGCCCATGCCAGAGAGGGCGGGGACTTGGCCACAGAGGGGTGTGTCTTGGGCTACAAGGAGACCTTCAGGAGGCTGAGGAAGCTGTCCGTCTGCAGGAATGGACGGGACTACGTGGTGAGCAGGCAGAAAAGCCCCTGCCCCTGCACCAGAGAGGACTACCTATG TGACTATGGTTACTATCGTCATGAGAACAGCTCAGAGTGTATGAGACAACTGGACACTGCAGACCACGCCCTGGAGGTGTGTctaaatggagaggaggaggagcttaGGACATCGGG GTACCGTAAGGTTCCCAGTGATAAGTGTGAGGGAGGTTTCACTCCCCTGCGCATAAAGGAGACAGTCAACAGGCATTGTGGGAACTCCAGTCAGCCCCCCACTGCCAGCCCATATTCTGAAACCCCG AGAGAGAAGATGCTGTTGATCGTAGTTTGTGTTGGATCAGGGATTGTCATTCTGGTGGCTGTTGCCGCTGCTGTCTATACTGTAAGGAGAATGGGCTATGGAAATAG GGCGCCAACGTATCGCTTCTCTGTCCTGCAGCTTCGGGACGACGACTGCTCCATTGCCGCCGACCCAGAGAGTGTCGCCAGTAGCAGCGGAACATCAGTCTTCCCAGTGGATTCAGATGAT GATCTTATTGAATGA